Proteins co-encoded in one Mycobacterium mantenii genomic window:
- a CDS encoding WS/DGAT/MGAT family O-acyltransferase, whose protein sequence is MVSRLSPPDASFYRLENTATPMYVGSLSILRRPRAGLSYETLLATVEQRLPQIPRYRQKVRQVPVGTARPVWIDDNDFDITYHVRRSALPSPGSDEQLHELIARLAARPLDKTRPLWEMYLVEGLSKNRVALYTKSHQALINGMSALEINHVIADRTKRPAPFPEDIWIPERDPGNTRLLLGAISEWVVGPGAQLQAVGSMIGGLVTNHGELLDAGRRAVDFVRTVARGTAPSSPLNATVSRHRRFTVARGSLDDYRAVRARYDCDVNDVVLAVIAGALGNWLMSRGVAVSPTATVRAMAPLSVYDDGLDANGPGQAISQVVPFLVDLPVGEPNAVVRLSQIAHATESNPTAAQLVDARTIVTLSGFAPPTLHAMGIRVATSFPSFSRRTFNLLITNAPGAQSQMYIAGTKLLETYAVPPLLHNQALAIGVSSYNGELYYGINADREAMSDVELLPGLLNQALEELLEASRS, encoded by the coding sequence ATGGTGAGTCGCTTGTCCCCGCCGGACGCGTCGTTCTACCGCCTGGAAAACACCGCGACCCCCATGTACGTCGGATCGCTGTCGATCCTGCGCCGCCCCCGTGCCGGCTTGAGTTATGAGACGCTGCTGGCCACGGTCGAGCAGCGGCTGCCGCAGATACCGCGCTACCGGCAGAAGGTCCGGCAAGTGCCGGTCGGCACCGCCCGGCCGGTGTGGATCGACGACAACGACTTCGACATCACCTATCACGTCCGGCGCTCGGCGTTGCCCTCTCCGGGCAGTGACGAGCAGCTGCACGAGCTGATCGCGCGGCTGGCCGCGCGCCCGCTGGACAAAACGCGCCCGCTCTGGGAGATGTACCTGGTCGAAGGCCTGTCCAAGAACCGGGTCGCCCTCTACACCAAATCGCATCAGGCGCTGATCAACGGCATGTCGGCGCTGGAGATCAACCACGTCATCGCCGATCGGACCAAGCGCCCGGCGCCGTTTCCCGAGGACATCTGGATACCGGAGCGCGACCCCGGGAACACCCGGCTGCTGCTGGGTGCGATCAGTGAGTGGGTCGTGGGCCCGGGCGCCCAGCTGCAGGCCGTCGGGTCGATGATCGGCGGCCTGGTGACCAACCACGGCGAGCTGCTCGACGCCGGCCGCCGCGCCGTCGATTTCGTGCGGACGGTGGCCCGGGGCACCGCGCCCAGCAGTCCGCTCAACGCCACCGTGTCGCGGCACCGCCGATTCACCGTCGCGCGCGGCAGCCTCGACGATTACCGCGCCGTGCGGGCGCGCTACGACTGCGACGTCAACGACGTGGTGCTGGCGGTGATCGCCGGCGCGCTGGGCAACTGGCTGATGTCGCGCGGGGTGGCGGTGTCGCCGACCGCGACGGTGCGCGCGATGGCGCCGCTGTCGGTGTACGACGACGGCCTCGACGCGAACGGCCCCGGTCAGGCGATCAGCCAGGTGGTGCCGTTCCTGGTCGATCTGCCGGTTGGGGAGCCCAACGCCGTGGTGCGGTTGTCGCAGATCGCGCACGCCACCGAGTCGAACCCGACGGCCGCCCAACTGGTGGACGCCAGGACGATCGTCACGCTGTCGGGTTTTGCCCCACCGACGCTGCACGCCATGGGCATCCGGGTGGCGACCAGCTTCCCGAGCTTCTCCAGGCGCACGTTCAACCTGCTGATCACCAACGCCCCCGGCGCCCAGTCGCAGATGTACATTGCCGGCACCAAACTGCTGGAGACCTACGCGGTGCCGCCGCTGCTGCACAATCAGGCGCTGGCCATCGGTGTGTCGTCGTACAACGGCGAGTTGTATTACGGAATCAACGCCGACCGCGAAGCGATGAGCGATGTCGAACTGCTGCCCGGACTGCTCAATCAAGCGCTCGAAGAATTGCTGGAGGCCTCCCGGTCTTAG
- a CDS encoding HD domain-containing phosphohydrolase, which yields MPFGGAVSRTEVLAALSLAIDLGLGQPMDHMLRSAAMGSRLAERLGLDERDRGTVFYTGLVMWIGCHADSHEYARWFGDDIAVRRASHYIDWSGAPYRRFLVSNLGRGASLPKRARLAAKVFWDARGNLGGLVQSHCLSAALLAEEIGLGADVGEALPYAYERWDGNGLPDGAVGSQIPVAMRVAQLADIAEVHHRAFGASAAIAEVRRRSGKQFDPDIVAAFTAAADDLLRENEDVWSTAAGLAPDPGEPLSDPALDRLLCAMGDFADLKCPFTLGHSRAVAQLAENAGKCAGLAPDDIDVLRRAGYVHDLGRIGVSNRVWEKPGELTHAERERVHLHPYLTGRILARVGGLKAVREVAVNHHERLDGSGYPNGLRGEDLSVCDRLLAAAESYCASMEPRPYRDARDGDAAARQLRSEAAGGRLDGDAVEAVLEAAGHRPSRRAARPAGLTRREAEVLVLVAQGLSNRQIASALWISEKTVRNHVEHIYAKIGVSNRIGASLYATRHGLTGSASPPD from the coding sequence ATGCCCTTCGGCGGAGCCGTGTCGCGGACCGAGGTCCTGGCGGCGCTATCGCTGGCGATCGACCTTGGGCTTGGGCAGCCGATGGATCACATGCTCCGGTCGGCGGCGATGGGCTCGAGGCTGGCCGAGCGGCTCGGGCTCGATGAGCGTGACCGGGGGACGGTTTTTTATACGGGCCTGGTGATGTGGATTGGTTGCCACGCCGACTCGCACGAATATGCGCGGTGGTTCGGCGACGACATCGCGGTGCGACGGGCCAGCCACTACATCGACTGGTCCGGCGCGCCGTACCGGCGTTTTCTGGTGAGCAACCTGGGCCGGGGGGCGAGTCTGCCGAAACGAGCCCGGTTGGCGGCCAAGGTTTTCTGGGATGCCCGCGGGAATCTCGGCGGGTTGGTGCAGTCGCATTGCCTGTCGGCCGCACTCCTCGCCGAGGAGATCGGGCTGGGCGCCGATGTGGGTGAGGCCCTGCCCTACGCGTACGAACGTTGGGACGGCAACGGGCTTCCGGACGGGGCGGTGGGAAGCCAGATACCGGTGGCGATGCGGGTGGCGCAGCTCGCCGACATCGCCGAGGTGCACCATCGCGCGTTCGGCGCGAGCGCCGCGATCGCGGAGGTTCGCCGCCGCAGCGGCAAACAATTCGACCCGGACATCGTCGCGGCGTTCACCGCGGCCGCCGACGACCTGCTGCGCGAGAACGAAGACGTGTGGTCGACCGCCGCCGGCCTGGCGCCGGATCCGGGTGAGCCGCTGAGCGATCCCGCGCTGGACCGACTCCTGTGCGCGATGGGGGATTTCGCGGATCTGAAATGCCCCTTCACGCTTGGTCATTCGCGCGCCGTGGCGCAGCTGGCGGAAAACGCCGGGAAGTGCGCCGGCCTCGCGCCCGACGATATCGACGTCCTGCGCCGCGCGGGCTACGTTCACGATCTCGGTCGGATCGGCGTGTCGAACAGGGTGTGGGAAAAGCCGGGTGAACTGACCCACGCGGAGCGTGAGCGCGTGCACCTGCATCCCTATCTGACCGGCCGGATCCTGGCCCGGGTCGGCGGACTGAAGGCCGTCCGGGAAGTCGCGGTGAACCATCACGAACGCCTGGACGGTTCGGGTTATCCGAACGGTCTGCGGGGCGAGGACCTGTCCGTCTGCGACCGTCTGCTCGCCGCTGCCGAAAGTTATTGCGCTTCAATGGAACCACGGCCGTATCGCGATGCACGGGACGGCGACGCCGCGGCCAGGCAACTGCGAAGTGAGGCAGCCGGCGGGCGCCTCGACGGCGACGCCGTCGAAGCCGTGCTGGAGGCCGCGGGCCACCGTCCGTCGCGCCGAGCCGCCAGGCCGGCCGGGCTGACTCGGCGCGAGGCCGAGGTGTTGGTCCTCGTCGCACAGGGGTTGTCCAACCGGCAGATCGCCTCGGCGCTTTGGATTTCCGAGAAGACCGTGCGCAATCACGTCGAGCACATCTATGCCAAGATCGGGGTCTCGAACCGGATCGGGGCCAGCCTGTACGCGACCCGGCACGGCCTGACCGGAAGCGCGAGCCCACCCGACTAG
- a CDS encoding cation:proton antiporter yields MQISGTLLLQLGALLATLAVLGAAARRFALSPIPVYLLAGLALGKGGILPLAAGGQFITTSAPIGVVLLLLTLGCEFSAAEFSSSMRHHLPSAAVDIVLNAAPGAIAGWLLGLDGVAILCLAGVTYISSSGVIARLLEDLHRLGNRETPSVLSVLVLEDFAMAAYLPLFAVLASGGGWLRAVGGMVVAVGALVAAFAASYRWGHHVDRLVEHPDSEQLMLRVLGITLIVAAVAESLHASAAVGAFLVGLTLTGETAERARQVLGPLRDLFAAIFFLAIGYSVDPHELVPMLPVALILAVATAATKVATGIFAARHDGVARRGQLRAGTALIARGEFSLIIIGLAGKSLPAVAALATSYVFIMAIVGPVLTRYAGGPRPAGAAI; encoded by the coding sequence GTGCAGATTTCGGGGACGCTGCTGCTGCAACTCGGCGCCCTCCTGGCCACCTTGGCCGTATTGGGCGCCGCCGCACGCCGTTTCGCGTTGTCGCCGATACCCGTGTACCTGCTGGCGGGCCTGGCCCTGGGCAAGGGCGGGATTCTTCCGCTGGCCGCAGGGGGGCAGTTCATCACGACCAGCGCGCCCATCGGCGTGGTGTTACTGCTGCTGACCCTGGGGTGCGAGTTCTCGGCCGCCGAATTCTCCAGCAGCATGCGCCACCACCTGCCGTCCGCGGCGGTCGACATCGTCCTCAACGCCGCGCCCGGTGCAATCGCCGGCTGGCTACTGGGATTGGACGGCGTGGCGATCCTGTGCCTGGCCGGCGTCACCTACATCTCCTCGTCGGGCGTCATCGCCCGATTGCTGGAGGACCTGCACCGGCTCGGTAACCGCGAAACGCCGTCGGTGCTGTCGGTGCTGGTGCTCGAGGATTTCGCGATGGCCGCCTACCTGCCGCTGTTCGCGGTCCTGGCATCCGGTGGCGGATGGCTGCGCGCCGTCGGTGGCATGGTCGTGGCGGTGGGCGCCCTGGTGGCGGCGTTCGCCGCCTCCTACCGGTGGGGCCATCACGTGGACCGGCTGGTGGAACATCCCGACTCCGAACAATTAATGCTGCGGGTGCTGGGCATCACCCTGATCGTCGCGGCGGTGGCCGAGTCCCTGCATGCCTCAGCCGCGGTCGGCGCGTTCCTGGTCGGCCTCACCCTGACCGGCGAGACGGCCGAGCGGGCCCGCCAGGTGCTGGGCCCGCTGCGCGACCTGTTCGCCGCAATCTTTTTCCTGGCGATCGGGTACTCGGTGGACCCGCACGAGCTGGTTCCGATGCTTCCGGTGGCGCTGATCCTGGCCGTGGCGACGGCGGCGACCAAGGTGGCCACCGGGATCTTCGCGGCCCGCCACGACGGGGTGGCGCGGCGCGGGCAGCTGCGCGCGGGCACCGCGCTGATCGCCCGCGGCGAGTTCTCGTTGATCATCATCGGCTTGGCCGGCAAGTCGCTGCCCGCCGTCGCGGCGCTGGCGACGTCCTACGTCTTCATCATGGCGATCGTGGGGCCCGTGCTCACCCGCTATGCCGGCGGCCCGCGGCCGGCCGGCGCGGCGATCTGA
- the mddA gene encoding methanethiol S-methyltransferase, translating into MKRYLTVGYGAGAYLMFLAAFLYLVAFVAGRWVPRTVDHGLSAPIGQAVLVNVLLVAAFGAQHSVMARPAFKAWWTRFVPASIERSTYVVLSSAVLVLLYWQWRTMPAVIWDVRLPAGRLALWTLFWLGWAIALASTFMVSHFDLFGLRQVYLAWRGKPYTHIGFRARLLYRLVRHPLMLGFLIAFWATPTMTAGHLLFSIGMTSYILIAVQLEERDLVTVLGDEYHEYRRSVSMLVPFTRRQQRRLRRQPAQPAQPAGQL; encoded by the coding sequence ATGAAGCGATACTTGACGGTCGGTTACGGCGCCGGCGCATACCTGATGTTTCTCGCCGCATTCTTATATCTCGTCGCTTTCGTGGCCGGGCGCTGGGTGCCGCGCACCGTCGATCACGGGCTCTCCGCGCCCATCGGCCAGGCGGTACTGGTCAACGTGCTGCTGGTTGCCGCGTTCGGCGCCCAGCACAGTGTGATGGCGCGGCCGGCGTTCAAGGCGTGGTGGACGCGATTCGTGCCGGCGTCGATCGAGCGCAGCACGTACGTGGTGCTGTCAAGCGCTGTGCTGGTGCTGCTGTATTGGCAATGGCGGACGATGCCGGCCGTCATCTGGGACGTGCGGCTGCCGGCCGGGCGTCTGGCGCTGTGGACGTTGTTCTGGCTGGGCTGGGCGATCGCGCTGGCCTCGACCTTCATGGTCAGCCACTTCGATCTGTTCGGCCTTCGGCAGGTGTATCTGGCGTGGCGCGGAAAGCCGTACACCCACATAGGTTTTCGCGCTCGGCTGCTCTACCGCCTGGTGCGCCATCCGCTCATGCTCGGCTTCCTCATCGCCTTCTGGGCGACGCCGACCATGACGGCCGGACACCTGCTCTTCTCGATCGGCATGACGAGTTACATCCTGATCGCGGTGCAATTGGAGGAGCGCGATCTGGTCACGGTGCTCGGCGATGAGTACCACGAGTACCGCCGCAGTGTGTCGATGCTGGTGCCCTTCACCCGTCGGCAGCAACGCCGGCTTCGTCGGCAACCGGCTCAACCGGCCCAACCGGCCGGCCAGCTTTAG
- a CDS encoding Rv3235 family protein, translating into MPVVDYEPPTQDAPRTVPQCRQPSRPPLRRRSGHLPPRGYTGAPSRPAAPDSGAVISARLRQAAVFADAALRRVLEVIDRRRPAAQLNPLLAPSLVDSVASVARSAAGHGGGNRGAAVLRRMRLQPAGHRDPDSAAEVFGSYSRGNRIHAIACRVEQVSGAGGTRWMVVALHIG; encoded by the coding sequence ATACCAGTCGTCGACTATGAGCCGCCGACGCAGGACGCGCCGCGCACCGTCCCACAGTGCCGACAACCCTCGCGCCCGCCGTTGCGTCGCCGCAGCGGCCACTTGCCGCCCCGGGGCTACACCGGGGCCCCCAGCAGGCCCGCGGCACCGGATTCCGGCGCGGTCATATCCGCGCGGCTGCGCCAGGCGGCCGTCTTCGCCGACGCGGCGCTGCGCCGGGTGCTGGAGGTCATCGACCGTCGCCGTCCCGCCGCCCAGTTGAATCCGCTGCTGGCGCCCAGCCTGGTGGATTCGGTGGCCTCGGTTGCCCGTTCGGCCGCGGGTCACGGGGGCGGGAACCGAGGTGCCGCGGTGTTGCGCCGCATGCGGCTGCAGCCGGCCGGCCACCGCGACCCGGACTCGGCGGCCGAAGTCTTCGGTTCCTACAGCCGCGGGAACCGGATCCACGCCATCGCCTGCCGGGTCGAACAGGTCAGCGGGGCGGGCGGAACCCGGTGGATGGTGGTGGCCCTGCACATCGGTTGA
- a CDS encoding SRPBCC family protein — protein MDGNTVSVERVIKAPPSAIFALLADAGKHASFDGSGSVNHASEKSIPLTAGSKFSMAMRGRKETLFLPYRTTNTVIEYEPDRRIAWQTFGMGGLVGGRIWRYELTPAEGGAGTLVRETWDVSRDKQKRMITSGSIPRQTEQGMAATLERIAALLES, from the coding sequence ATGGATGGAAACACGGTCAGCGTCGAGCGTGTCATCAAGGCGCCGCCGAGCGCGATCTTCGCGTTGCTGGCCGACGCCGGCAAACACGCCAGCTTCGACGGCTCGGGATCGGTGAACCACGCGTCGGAGAAATCGATCCCCCTGACGGCGGGTTCGAAATTTTCGATGGCCATGCGGGGCCGCAAGGAGACGCTGTTCCTGCCCTACCGCACCACCAACACCGTCATCGAGTACGAACCGGACCGCCGCATCGCGTGGCAGACCTTCGGGATGGGGGGCCTGGTCGGCGGCCGCATCTGGCGCTACGAACTGACACCGGCCGAAGGCGGCGCCGGCACGCTGGTGCGCGAAACCTGGGACGTGTCACGCGACAAGCAGAAGCGGATGATCACCAGCGGTTCGATCCCACGTCAAACCGAACAGGGCATGGCCGCGACGCTGGAGCGGATCGCCGCGCTGCTCGAAAGCTAA
- a CDS encoding cation:proton antiporter regulatory subunit, whose translation MDVKEVLLPGVGLRYEFTDQRGDRIGIIARRSGDFDVVVYAREDPDEARPLLHLSDQEAEAVAQILGAPRIAERFTELAREIPGLETGQVHIPADSPFADHALGDTQARTRTGASIVAIVRNEEVLASPGPAEMLHAQDVLIVIGTEEGIASVEKIIDKG comes from the coding sequence ATGGATGTCAAGGAGGTCCTGCTTCCCGGGGTCGGTCTCCGCTACGAATTCACCGATCAACGTGGTGACCGCATCGGCATCATCGCGCGGCGGAGCGGCGATTTCGACGTGGTCGTGTATGCCCGCGAGGATCCGGACGAGGCCCGGCCGCTGCTGCACCTCAGCGACCAGGAGGCCGAGGCCGTGGCCCAGATCCTGGGAGCGCCGCGGATCGCCGAGCGGTTCACCGAGCTGGCGCGGGAAATACCGGGGCTCGAGACGGGGCAGGTGCACATCCCGGCCGACAGCCCCTTCGCGGATCATGCGCTGGGCGACACCCAGGCCCGCACCCGAACCGGGGCGTCCATCGTGGCGATCGTGCGCAACGAGGAAGTGCTCGCCTCGCCCGGCCCCGCCGAAATGCTGCACGCCCAAGACGTTCTGATCGTGATCGGCACCGAAGAGGGCATCGCGAGCGTCGAGAAAATTATCGACAAAGGTTGA
- a CDS encoding ABC transporter ATP-binding protein/permease, translated as MDRLGTQRPDHAARAPGGARVDAIDISRRVGGRQLLHTLSLSVEPGELVAIAGGSGAGKTTLLEVLAGLQPPSAGELRHDGVLRRPRVDSRVGYVPQDDIIHQEMPLRRTLHYAALLRLPAGTSAAEADRVVEETLADLDLADRADVPVRALSGGQRKRASIAVELLTRPRLFFLDEPTSGLDPSTAAEVMRLLRRLSERGVTVVLTTHEPAGIDRCDRVVFLARDGHLAFTGSPAAARRYFGVDTLAEVYERLSGEHTPSIWAERLAASRANSANRGGSTPRSATPTPSGVKGTGVVRQWWLLTRRNVDVLARNRLTLAILLGSPVLVTAMMATLFKRGEFDAGSAAGVGPAQIVFWIAFDGFFFGLTYGLLQIVGEMAVFRRERLAGLSVGAYVASKVTALLPVLAGVSAVLLVVLRALGRLPAAGWDVYASLFATILVEATSALALGLLASAAVSNAAQAALALPMLCFPQVLFGGAIVPVDRMATPGRMMSLVLSNRHAFDALGRDLGLDRYTATLPAMSAYRSTFQGGTAASLIALASFAVALTLATAWVLHRRSRPGASRR; from the coding sequence ATGGATCGGCTCGGCACTCAGCGACCGGATCACGCGGCAAGAGCGCCCGGCGGCGCGCGGGTCGACGCGATCGACATCAGCCGGCGGGTGGGTGGGCGCCAGCTCCTCCACACACTGTCGCTGTCGGTGGAACCGGGCGAATTGGTCGCGATCGCCGGCGGCAGCGGGGCGGGCAAGACCACCTTGCTGGAGGTCCTCGCGGGCCTGCAACCGCCGAGCGCCGGGGAGCTTCGGCATGACGGCGTTCTTCGCCGTCCGCGCGTCGACTCCCGCGTCGGCTACGTGCCCCAGGACGACATCATCCACCAGGAGATGCCCCTGCGCCGCACGCTGCACTACGCGGCCCTGCTCCGCCTTCCCGCGGGCACGTCCGCGGCGGAGGCGGACCGGGTCGTCGAGGAGACCCTGGCCGACCTCGACCTGGCCGATCGGGCCGACGTGCCGGTGCGCGCGCTGTCCGGCGGTCAACGCAAGCGGGCCAGCATCGCCGTGGAGCTGCTGACCCGGCCCCGCCTCTTCTTCCTCGACGAACCCACCTCGGGACTCGATCCCTCCACCGCGGCCGAAGTGATGCGCCTCCTGCGCCGGCTCAGCGAACGCGGTGTCACCGTCGTTCTGACCACACACGAACCGGCCGGCATCGACCGGTGCGACCGGGTCGTGTTCCTGGCTCGCGACGGCCACCTGGCCTTCACCGGCAGCCCGGCCGCGGCGCGGCGCTACTTCGGGGTGGACACCCTCGCCGAGGTGTACGAGCGACTGTCCGGCGAGCACACGCCAAGCATCTGGGCGGAGCGGCTCGCGGCGAGCCGCGCGAATTCGGCAAACCGCGGCGGCTCGACTCCACGGTCCGCGACGCCCACCCCGTCCGGCGTCAAGGGCACGGGTGTGGTTCGGCAATGGTGGCTCCTCACGCGGCGCAATGTCGATGTCCTGGCGCGCAATCGGCTGACCCTGGCGATCCTGCTCGGCTCGCCCGTCCTGGTGACGGCGATGATGGCGACGCTGTTCAAACGCGGCGAGTTCGATGCGGGCAGCGCGGCCGGCGTCGGCCCGGCCCAGATCGTGTTCTGGATAGCTTTCGACGGCTTCTTCTTCGGCCTGACCTACGGCCTGCTCCAAATCGTCGGCGAGATGGCCGTTTTCCGTCGCGAACGCCTGGCCGGGCTCAGCGTGGGCGCTTACGTGGCTTCGAAAGTGACCGCGCTGCTTCCGGTTCTGGCGGGAGTGAGCGCAGTGCTGCTGGTTGTGCTGCGCGCACTCGGTCGGCTCCCCGCCGCCGGATGGGATGTGTACGCCTCGCTGTTCGCGACGATCCTGGTCGAAGCGACCTCGGCGCTGGCGCTGGGACTGCTCGCCTCGGCCGCCGTCTCCAACGCCGCGCAGGCGGCCCTCGCCCTGCCGATGCTGTGCTTCCCGCAGGTGTTGTTCGGTGGCGCAATCGTCCCCGTCGACCGGATGGCGACCCCCGGACGGATGATGAGCCTGGTCCTGTCCAACCGTCACGCCTTCGATGCGCTCGGCCGCGACCTGGGGCTCGACCGCTACACCGCCACGCTGCCGGCGATGTCCGCCTACCGCAGCACCTTCCAGGGCGGCACCGCGGCCAGTCTGATCGCGCTGGCCTCGTTCGCCGTCGCGCTCACGCTGGCCACCGCCTGGGTACTGCACCGTCGCTCCCGGCCCGGCGCATCTCGGCGGTGA